One genomic window of Coregonus clupeaformis isolate EN_2021a chromosome 12, ASM2061545v1, whole genome shotgun sequence includes the following:
- the LOC123492059 gene encoding eukaryotic translation initiation factor 6-like: protein MAVRASFEKNNEIGCFAKLTNTYCLVAIGGSENFYSVFEGELSETIPVVHASIAGCRIIGRMCVGNRHGLLVPNNTTDQELQHIRNCLPDTVKIQRVEERLSALGNVVACNDYVALVHPDLDRETEEILADSLKVEVFRQTVAEQVLVGSYCAFSNQGGLVHPKTSIEDQDELSSLLQVPLVAGTVNRGSEVIAAGMVVNDWCAFTGLDTTSTELSVIESVFRLSEAQPSAIATTMRDSLIDSLT from the exons ATGGCTGTCAGGGCATCTTTCGAGAAGAACAACGAAATAGGCTGCTTCGCCAAATTAACAAACACATATTGTCTAGTTGCAATTGGCGGGTCAGAGAACTTCTACAG TGTCTTTGAAGGCGAGTTGTCAGAAACCATCCCAGTTGTACATGCCTCAATAGCAGGATGTCGGATAATTGGAAGAATGTGTGTGG GGAATCGTCATGGACTCCTGGTGCCCAACAACACCACGGACCAGGAGCTGCAGCACATTAGGAATTGTCTTCCAGACACGGTGAAGATccagagggtagaggagaggctCTCAGCACTGGGGAATGTCGTAGCCTGTAATGACTATGTGGCGCTGGTGCATCCTGATCTGGACAGG GAGACTGAGGAGATCCTGGCAGACAGTCTGAAGGTGGAGGTGTTCCGTCAGACAGTAGCAGAGCAAGTTCTAGTGGGGAGCTACTGCGCCTTCAGCAATCAGGGGGGACTGGTACACCCCAAGACCTCCATAGAAGACCAGGATGAGCTCTCCTCCCTACTCCAAGTGCCTCTGGTG GCTGGAACAGTGAACCGTGGTAGCGAGGTCATCGCCGCAGGGATGGTGGTAAACGACTGGTGTGCCTTCACTGGGCTGGACACCACCAGCACAGAGCTGTCGGTCATCGAGAGTGTGTTCAGACTGAGCGAGGCTCAGCCCAGCGCCATCGCTACCACGATGAGAGACTCTCTAATTGACAG